Proteins co-encoded in one Malus sylvestris chromosome 7, drMalSylv7.2, whole genome shotgun sequence genomic window:
- the LOC126628899 gene encoding probable pectin methyltransferase QUA3, which translates to MGHLNLPASKRSSRQCRLLDLISAAFFGIVIVFFLLVFTPLGDSLAASGRQALLLSTNADPKQRHRLVTLVELGQHHQPIEACPAEAVDHMPCEDPRRNSQLSREMNFYRERHCPLPEETPLCLIPPPNGYKIPVPWPDSLTKIWHDNMPHNKIADRKGHQGWMKLEGPHFIFPGGGTMFPDGAIQYIEKLGQYIPISDGVLRTALDMGCGVASFGGYLLSKDILAMSFAPRDSHKSQIQFALERGIPAFVAMLGTHRLPFPAFSFDLMHCSRCLIPFTAYNATYFLEVDRLLRPGGYLVISGPPVQWANQDKEWADLQAVTRALCYELIAVDGNTAVWKKPAGESCLPNQNEFGLELCDESDDASDAWYYKLKKCVSRTSSVKGEFAVGMIPKWPDRLTKAPARATVMRNGIDVFEADTRRWARRVAYYKNTLNLKLGTPAVRNVMDMNAFFGGFAAALKSDPVWVMNVVPARKSSTLSVIFDRGLIGVYHDWCEPFSTYPRSYDFIHVTGIESLIKHQGSTKNRCNMVDLMVEMDRMLRPEGIVVVRDSPEVIEKIARIAHAVRWTATIHEKEAESHGREKVFVATKNFWQLPSASN; encoded by the exons ATGGGTCACCTGAACCTGCCCGCCTCGAAGCGGAGCTCCAGGCAATGTCGCCTCCTCGACCTTATCTCGGCGGCCTTCTTCGGCATAGTGATTGTCTTCTTCCTCTTAGTcttcactcccttgggcgactCACTCGCCGCCTCAGGTCGCCAGGCTCTTCTCTTATCGACCAACGCCGATCCGAAGCAACGGCACCGTTTAGTGACGTTGGTGGAGCTCGGGCAGCACCACCAGCCTATAGAAGCCTGCCCGGCCGAGGCCGTCGACCACATGCCCTGTGAGGACCCCCGGCGCAACAGCCAGTTAAGTCGGGAAATGAACTTTTACAGAGAGAGGCATTGCCCTCTGCCCGAGGAGACCCCTCTCTGCTTGATCCCACCTCCCAATGGCTACAAGATTCCGGTCCCATGGCCCGACAGCTTGACCAAG ATATGGCATGACAACATGCCACACAACAAAATTGCAGACAGGAAAGGTCATCAGGGATGGATGAAACTGGAAGGCCCACATTTCATTTTCCCTGGCGGAGGCACCATGTTTCCTGATGGAGCTATACAATATATTGAAAAACTTGGACAGTACATCCCCATCAGTGATGGCGTTCTGCGAACTGCTCTTGACATGGGTTGTGGG GTTGCCAGTTTTGGGGGTTATCTTCTATCCAAAGACATTTTGGCAATGTCTTTTGCCCCAAGAGATTCACACAAGTCACAGATACAATTTGCACTTGAAAGAGGAATTCCAGCATTTGTTGCCATGCTTGGCACTCACAGACTTCCATTTCCTGCTTTCTCATTTGATTTGATGCATTGCTCTCGATGTTTGATACCTTTTACTGCCTATA ATGCCACATATTTCCTTGAAGTGGATCGTTTACTTCGCCCAGGAGGATACTTAGTAATATCTGGTCCTCCCGTGCAATGGGCTAATCAAGACAAGGAATGGGCAGATCTCCAAGCTGTCACAAGAGCATTGTGTTATGAGCTGATTGCTGTGGATGGAAACACAGCTGTCTGGAAAAAGCCTGCTGGTGAATCATGTCTTCCTAACCAAAATGAATTTGGTCTTGAATTGTGTGATGAATCAGACGACGCAAGTGATGCATG GTACTACAAGTTAAAGAAATGTGTGAGTAGAACGTCTTCTGTCAAGGGAGAATTTGCTGTTGGGATGATTCCAAAGTGGCCGGACAGGCTGACAAAAGCTCCTGCAAGGGCCACAGTCATGAGAAATGGGATCGATGTGTTTGAGGCGGACACACGACGTTGGGCAAGAAGAGTTGCTTACTATAAGAACACCCTAAACCTGAAGCTTGGAACTCCAGCTGTACGCAATGTCATGGACATGAATGCATTTTTTGGAGGTTTTGCTGCTGCACTGAAGTCTGATCCTGTGTGGGTGATGAATGTTGTTCCTGCCCGCAAGTCCTCAACTCTTTCTGTAATCTTTGATCGAGGTCTTATTGGAGTCTACCATGACTG GTGCGAGCCTTTCTCAACATACCCTCGTTCTTATGACTTCATCCATGTAACTGGCATTGAATCACTCATAAAACATCAAGGTTCAACCAAGAACAG ATGTAACATGGTGGATTTGATGGTGGAGATGGATCGAATGTTGCGTCCTGAAGGAATCGTTGTGGTTAGAGACTCCCCTGAAGTTATTGAAAAAATAGCTCGGATAGCTCACGCCGTAAGGTGGACTGCTACCATACATGAAAAAGAAGCAGAATCGCACGGGAGAGAAAAAGTCTTTGTTGCAACGAAAAACTTTTGGCAGTTGCCATCGGCGTCCAACTGA